CATGAAAGGTCGTTGTCAATGAGTCCTTTTACTTTATCGTGGGTCATACGTAAGAATGAACAAAATCAATTGATACGGGATTTTTTACTACAACACCATATTTCCAAAACCACTCTAACTGCCATTAAATTTAAAGGTGGAAAGATTACAGTCAACGGTATCGAACAAAATGTTCGCTACCGATTGCAAGAAGGGGATCAATTAACGGTGACCTTTCCCCATGAGCAAACGACGGTCAAGGGGGAGGACATTCCCCTCCAAATTTGTTATGAAGATCGGGATGTGCTGGTAATCAATAAGCCTCCGCACATGAATACCATCCCTTCCCGGGAGCATCCTTCAGGGAGTTTAGCTAATGCAATTATAGGTTACTATGAAAAAATAGGATACGAAGCAACGGTCCATGTCGTGACGCGACTTGACCGGGATACGTCGGGGTTAGTGTTAGTGGCAAAACATCGATATGTTCATCATTTATTCAGTCAATTGCAGCAAAAAGGAAACGTAAAACGGACTTATCAAGCATTTGTCGAAGGAACGTTGAAAACGAAAAAAGGAACGATTGAAGCACCGATTGGAAGAAAAGACACCAGTATCATTGAACGAGAAGTACGAGAAGATGGGCAATATGCATGCACACATTACGAAGTCATTGCGGAAAAAAGAACCGCCTCTCATGTTCAACTTCGGTTAGAAACAGGGAGAACGCACCAAATTCGGGTACACATGTCTTATCTTGGACACCCATTGCTAGGAGATGAATTATACGGAGGTTCTCGGAAATATATTCATCGACAAGCACTCCATTGTAGTGAGTTGTCTTTTTATCACCCGTTAAAAGAAGACATTCTTTCGTTTCGCGCTCCCATTCCGGAAGACATGCTTACAGCGTGGAAGGAATGTGAATAAGGACGAGCCAAATGAACGGTTCGTCCTTTTTTGTTATCCGATTGGTTTAAATTTTTATGGAACATACGGCATAGAAGAAAGGACGCTTACGGTTTCTAACTCAGGATAACGTAAAGCGGTGAGTTTCCCACCAAATACACAGCCTGTATCAATGTTGACCGTTCGATTCACCCATCGAGGTTCTTTCACGGGTGTATGACCATACACAATAAGTGCCTTTCCATGATACGATTGAGCCCAATCTCTCCGGATGGGCGTTCCATCAGGATGCGTTTCCCCTGTAATATCACCGTATAAGACAAACGTTTGTATTCGCTTA
This window of the Bacillus sp. (in: firmicutes) genome carries:
- a CDS encoding RluA family pseudouridine synthase, coding for MSPFTLSWVIRKNEQNQLIRDFLLQHHISKTTLTAIKFKGGKITVNGIEQNVRYRLQEGDQLTVTFPHEQTTVKGEDIPLQICYEDRDVLVINKPPHMNTIPSREHPSGSLANAIIGYYEKIGYEATVHVVTRLDRDTSGLVLVAKHRYVHHLFSQLQQKGNVKRTYQAFVEGTLKTKKGTIEAPIGRKDTSIIEREVREDGQYACTHYEVIAEKRTASHVQLRLETGRTHQIRVHMSYLGHPLLGDELYGGSRKYIHRQALHCSELSFYHPLKEDILSFRAPIPEDMLTAWKECE